From a single Arachis hypogaea cultivar Tifrunner chromosome 3, arahy.Tifrunner.gnm2.J5K5, whole genome shotgun sequence genomic region:
- the LOC112735584 gene encoding protein FAR-RED IMPAIRED RESPONSE 1-like — MVFAIDLNTQPSSEEIHSFDTHIDMDDINICNSSSNSATETECTTEVIIHPTISDEEIPKVGMLFGTLEEARQFYYNYANKVGFEPHIRNTNFHKNGKTPINQSIQCNRDGYRTKKNPVTHRSNTVSSVHCKARIYVKLDIELEKWILSKVELTHTHRCDPSLSWMFKKNRELTMHVKDVIERNDQAAGGRSNLKFLEKDVRNYISGKLRINGDDTDAQEMLDYFTRMKEQNPNFFYDICLYSDNSLKHAFWADARSRAAYEYFGDVVSFDTTYKLNKYEMPVAAFVGVNHHGRSCLFGCALLGNEETESFEWLMQTFIKCMGKTPDGILTDQCGAMATAIRNVMPNTRHRLCIWHITRKINLES, encoded by the exons ATGGTATTTGCTATAGACTTGAACACGCAGCCGTCATCAGAAGAAATTCACTCATTTGATACCCATATTGATATGGACGATATAAATATTTGTAATAGCTCAAGCAATTCTGCTACAGAAACTGAGTGCACGACTGAG gtcATAATTCATCCCACTATTTCTGATGAGGAGATTCCAAAAGTGGGGATGCTATTTGGAACCCTCGAAGAAGCACGCCAATTTTACTACAACTATGCCAATAAAGTGGGATTCGAGCCTCATATAAGAAACACTAACTTCCACAAGAATGGAAAAACACCCATTAACCAATCCATACAGTGTAATAGAGATGGATACCGAACAAAGAAGAATCCGGTAACCCATAGGTCAAACACAGTCTCATCTGTACACTGTAAAGCTCGCATCTATGTGAAACTTGACATAGAGCTTGAAAAATGGATACTGTCGAAGGTAGAATTAACTCACACGCATCGATGTGATCCCAGTTTGTCATGGATGTTTAAGAAAAACAGGGAACTCACCATGCACGTTAAGGATGTCATTGAACGCAACGACCAGGCTG CTGGTGGTCGTTCTAATCTGAAATTTCTTGAGAAGGATGTTAGAAATTATATATCTGGTAAACTCCGAATCAATGGAGATGATACTGATGCGCAAGAGATGCTGGACTATTTTACCAGGATGAAAGAGCAGAACCCGAATTTCTTCTACGACATTTGTCTCTATAGTGACAATAGTCTCAAGCATGCATTTTGGGCGGATGCTCGATCAAGAGCTGCTTACGAGTATTTTGGTGACGTGGTGTCATTTGACACCACATACAAACTCAACAA ATATGAGATGCCAGTTGCAGCATTTGTGGGTGTTAATCACCACGGAAGGTCATGTCTTTTCGGGTGTGCTTTATTGGGCAACGAAGAGACTGAGTCCTTTGAATGGCTCATGCAAACATTTATAAAATGTATGGGAAAAACACCAGATGGAATCTTAACTGACCAATGCGGAGCCATGGCAACAGCCATTCGAAATGTCATGCCAAACACTAGGCATAGATTGTGCATTTGGCACATCACGAGAAAGATAAACTTGGAAAGTTGA
- the LOC112734225 gene encoding uncharacterized protein has product MDRDYDMRQHSLLKVPGAKLRLMCSYGGNIMPRPRPHNNHDSLYYVGGDTRMVAVERNTSLKDLCAGLSNTLLHGRPFTLKYQLPEEQLDNLISVATDDDLQNMIQEYDRLASFSPPLRLRVFLFVSKLDTAASMGALLDDAKSETWFVDALNNSGMMNNISRVVSDSAAVDECLLSLVDEVPVPHNTEQEVNKQHLGDGSSKVMDEHFAQLTLGLPSPDSVASDSSIASAASCSISKGQGFYYQEQQVDPNQNQQQQFVYIQPHTHNTGHGHGQVTMPTYHNTVYVVPVDISQVATNYPTMLTTPTNVPDMPSTHPAFLQTPSNQYQQQRYVPLPHHPIAVATTNYGGGPKQDQQLVYYTQTQTQQQQSSAPQPLQYQSMIPAAKEFPL; this is encoded by the exons ATGGATCGGGATTATGATATGAGGCAGCATTCCCTCCTGAAAGTTCCCGGGGCCAAGCTCCGCCTGATGTGCAGCTATGGAGGCAATATCATGCCACGCCCCCGCCCCCACAACAACCACGACTCTCTCTACTACGTGGGCGGCGACACCCGCATGGTGGCTGTGGAGCGTAACACCTCCCTGAAGGACCTCTGTGCTGGCCTCTCCAACACCCTTCTCCATGGACGTCCCTTCACCCTCAAGTACCAGCTCCCCGAGGAGCAACTTGACAACCTCATCAGCGTGGCCACCGATGACGACCTCCAGAACATGATCCAAGAGTATGACCGCTTGGCTTCTTTCTCTCCTCCTCTGCGTCTCAGGGTCTTCCTCTTTGTCTCCAAACTAGACACGGCGGCTTCCATGGGTGCACTCCTGGACGATGCCAAGTCCGAGACGTGGTTCGTGGACGCTCTCAACAACTCGGGGATGATGAATAATATATCTCGTGTTGTTTCTGATTCTGCTGCTGTTGATGAATGTCTCCTCAGCCTTGTTGATGAAGTCCCAGTCCCACATAACACGGAGCAGGAAGTTAATAAGCAGCATTTGGGTGATGGCAGCAGCAAGGTGATGGACGAGCATTTTGCACAACTCACGCTTGGTTTGCCTTCTCCTGATTCTGTTGCAAG TGATAGTAGCATTGCATCTGCAGCAAGTTGTTCAATCTCAAAGGGGCAGGGGTTTTACTATCAAGAACAACAAGTGGATCCAAATCAGAATCAGCAGCAGCAATTTGTGTATATCCAACCCCACACTCACAACACTGGACATGGACATGGACAAGTGACAATGCCAACCTACCACAACACAGTGTATGTAGTGCCAGTTGACATTTCACAAGTGGCAACTAATTACCCAACTATGCTAACTACCCCAACCAATGTACCTGACATGCCTTCAACTCATCCTGCATTTCTTCAAACACCTTCCAATCAATATCAGCAACAACGCTATGTGCCTTTGCCTCATCATCCAATTGCAGTTGCCACAACCAATTATGGGGGTGGACCTAAGCAAGACCAGCAACTAGTATATTACACACAAACGCAAACCCAGCAGCAGCAATCCAGTGCTCCACAACCCCTTCAGTACCAATCCATGATCCCAGCAGCCAAAGAGTTCCCTCTGTGA